GCTGGCAGGAGTAAGCCATCGTATCACCTGTATTATTTTTGCATATCGCGCCGCTGAAACGCTGCGGCTGGTCGCGGAAGCATTTATAGGATGGAAAGCAATAAAAAGCTTGGCCCAGCGGCTCACCAAAATCCAGCTCTCTTCACCAGCAGAACGCAGAAAAACGCGGCTGTGAGCACGAGCACGACCGCGCCCCCCGCAGCTATGTCCAGGTAATAGGAAAGCGAGAGCCCGGCCAGCATCGAAACCACGCCCAGGGCCGAGGAAAGCATGATTCCGCTCTTGAACCCTTTTCCGAGGAGCAGCGCCGTGGACGCGGGTATCACCATGAATGATGAGACGAGGAGTATGCCCACCACGCGCAGGGACATCACGACAGCGACCGCGGCGAGCACTATGAGCATGGAATTCAGGCGTTCTACGGGAATTCCGGCGGCCTTCGCGGATTCCTCGTCAAAGGTCATGTACATCAGCTCCTTGTAGAAGAGCGCGAGCGCGGCCAGCGTGAGCGCTCCCACTGCGGCTATTAGAAGCAAATCGTTCTGGCTCACCGCCAGTATGCTGCCGAAAAGGTAGGACATCAGGTCGGTCCCGAACCCGCGCGACATGCTCACGAGCACCACTCCGAGCGCGAGCCCGAAGGAGAAGAATATCGCGACCGCGGCGTCGCCGTAAACCTTCATCTGCTTCAGCTTCTGGATTCCGAGCGCCGAAGCCACTGCGAATGCGAGCGCTGACAGCAAAGGGTAGACGCCGAAGAACATCCCTGCGGCTATCCCTCCGAAGGATATGTGCGCGAGCCC
The DNA window shown above is from Candidatus Micrarchaeia archaeon and carries:
- a CDS encoding metal ABC transporter permease, yielding MLEMLQYGFMQRALIAGVLIAAICSAIGFFLVLRRMSMLGDGLAHISFGGIAAGMFFGVYPLLSALAFAVASALGIQKLKQMKVYGDAAVAIFFSFGLALGVVLVSMSRGFGTDLMSYLFGSILAVSQNDLLLIAAVGALTLAALALFYKELMYMTFDEESAKAAGIPVERLNSMLIVLAAVAVVMSLRVVGILLVSSFMVIPASTALLLGKGFKSGIMLSSALGVVSMLAGLSLSYYLDIAAGGAVVLVLTAAFFCVLLVKRAGFW